The following proteins are co-located in the Triplophysa dalaica isolate WHDGS20190420 chromosome 2, ASM1584641v1, whole genome shotgun sequence genome:
- the grtp1a gene encoding growth hormone-regulated TBC protein 1-A isoform X1, translating into MRRMSYPGLGCQHLSGNKLYAHADRMCGRLWTLLMTKIGSCRGITVPVQHCDVIVYRPNPRIDRSVVDPYGFEHSVDFDYESYEELMSEYLAVLTRRSIKWSKLLQGKPRVDRNLKVKRYVRKGVPNEHRALVWMMASGALERMERHSGYYHSLLELQHDPKLTETISTDLHRTFPDNIHFRQSSDPCLQRALYRVLLAYGHHNPAVGYCQGMNFIAGYLLIITKDEERSFWLMDVLLDRILPDYYTLSMLGLKTDQEVLGELVKMKIPAVWKLLQDHGVMWTLLVSRWFICLYIDVLPVETVLRIWDCLFYEGSKILFRVALTLIRPHQADILPAQNLPDICERFKHITKAPDVHDCHTFMQKIFQEPGSLSMATVSKLRGSCRARIIAEES; encoded by the exons ATGCGCAGAATGTCATACCCTGGACTCGGCTGTCAACATTTGTCTGGGAATAAGCTGTACGCACACGCTGACAGGATGTGCGGACGACTGTGGACCCTCCTGATGACAAAGATTGGATCATGCAGGGGAATCACGGTGCCGGTCCAACATTGTGATGTCATCGTCTATCGCCCCAACCCTAGAATAGACAGATCTGT TGTGGACCCGTACGGCTTCGAGCACTCGGTTGATTTTGACTACGAGTCGTACGAGGAGCTGATGTCTGAGTACTTGGCAGTGCTCACTAGACGCTCAATCAAGTGGTCAAAACTACTGCAGGGAAAACCACGTGTCGATCGAAACCTGAAGG TAAAGCGTTATGTACGTAAGGGAGTTCCTAATGAACATCGAGCTCTGGTGTGGATGATGGCGAGCGGCGCTCTCGAGCGGATGGAGAGACACTCTGGATATTATCATTCACTACTGGAGCTTCAACACGACCCCAAACTAACAGAAACCATCAGCACAG ACCTGCACAGAACTTTTCCAGACAACATTCACTTCCGTCAGTCGTCTGATCCGTGTCTTCAGAGAGCTCTGTATCGTGTGCTGTTAGCATACGGACATCACAATCCAGCTGTGGGTTACTGTCAG GGAATGAACTTTATCGCAGGATATCTGCTCATTATCACTAAAGATGAGGAGAGATCTTTCTGGCTGATGGACGTTTTGCTCGACAGAATTCTGCCag attaTTACACACTTTCGATGTTGGGTTTGAAGACGGATCAGGAGGTTCTTGGTGAGCTGGTGAAGATGAAGATTCCTGCCGTGTGGAAACTCCTTCAGGATCACGGAGTCATGTGGACACTGCTGGTGTCACGCTGGTTCATCTGTCTCTACATTGACGTTCTGCCTGTGGAg ACTGTTCTCAGGATCTGGGACTGTCTGTTCTACGAGGGTTCTAAGATTCTGTTCCGCGTGGCGCTTACTCTGATCCGACCGCATCAGGCTGATATCCTCCCCGCTCAGAATCTTCCAGACATCTGTGAACGCTTCAAACACATCACCAAAGCCCCAGATGTTCACGACTGTCACACGTTCATGCAG AAAATCTTCCAGGAGCCTGGGAGTCTCTCCATGGCAACCGTTTCCAAGCTCAGAGGAAGCTGTCGAGCTCGGATTATAGCAGAAGAGTCTTGA
- the adprhl1 gene encoding inactive ADP-ribosyltransferase arh2 isoform X1: MEKFQAAMILAGVGDALGYGKGRWQNCISGTRIQKELADLGGLAALKLDTDKWPLSDGALMLMTTAQALVADYWCLEDLYRDLVRLYVEAMICLQGRAPDPSTVEGCVNLKPNNFLLAWHTPYNEKGSGHGAASKAMCVGMRYWQPERLENLVEVSIETGRMTHNHPIGFLGSLCTALFASYAVQGKPLVNWARDLMTVIPKAEEHCRKTIRHMAEYHETWFYFEAKWQFYLEERGLEDPQSKPVFPDRYDAEETDKMYKRWSSEGCPGRRGHDAPMIAYDALLAAGSDWEELCKRAMFHGGESSATGLIAGCLYGLMYGLSQVSAGLYQNLDKRDKLEDLGAQLYRSSSTEKAQRDEHQHRPDNRALKHLILNRSTHPDIRRVLENLQLYQTHERPSRPPSDRRPSRLTTFNLLRSKFVKERSTGLFSIRREVRSLNFPTPHTKDTKRVESRPATFRNTARVQELVKKFTEAQKKRNTPDETGTRKRRARERPVISEIMKKFENRLKGQNKNEIQKQSRSDRSHAAEQTHLTKAGVFRCDPRTDEKCSCRVDGTVENQTLNMSQGEVKVASSCGVVEWSQNEMRNGCVMTEAHRDINTVTIGPSVVCTGASHTDPLIQTAFQQHMNTNETKRSESDITETRAGVTGLNDIQTSAQISQKQLLQSSASDKPSDDLHHTTLTDCVQDDVMNVTETCRTSEPQLNPTTQLNGEQNLRDISDPKRQTDEDQTFSSSERARLEISVSSDGDTGEIKVLDDISCDLRTLEHQPIEQLKYKSLSYCDPSVKITHAFKTIRFTDTFNF; the protein is encoded by the exons ATGGAGAAGTTTCAGGCAGCGATGATTCTGGCAGGAGTGGGAGATGCTCTGGGATACGGAAAAGGTCGATGGCAGAACTGCATCTCAGGAACTCGGATTCAGAAAGAGCTCGCTGATCTCGGGGGTCTCGCCGCTTTAAAACTGGACACAGATAAATGGCCTCTGAGTGACGGAGCTCTAATGCTCATGACCACTGCTCAAGCGCTCGTCGCAG aTTACTGGTGTCTGGAGGATCTGTACAGAGATTTGGTTCGTCTCTATGTGGAGGCGATGATCTGTCTGCAGGGTCGAGCTCCTGATCCCAGTACAGTTGAAGGATGTGTCAACCTCAAACCAAACAACTTCCTGTTAGCCTGGCACACACCCTACAATGAGAAAg gTTCAGGTCATGGAGCCGCGTCTAAAGCCATGTGTGTGGGGATGAGATACTGGCAGCCCGAGCGGCTGGAGAATCTGGTGGAAGTGAGCATTGAAACCGGCCGAATGACCCACAATCACCCTATAG ggtttCTGGGTTCTCTGTGTACGGCTCTCTTCGCCTCATACGCTGTTCAAGGTAAACCGCTGGTGAACTGGGCTCGAGATCTCATGACTGTCATACCTAAAGCAGAAGAACACTGCAGGAAAACCATCCGACACATGGCAG AATATCACGAGACGTGGTTTTATTTTGAGGCGAAGTGGCAGTTTTATCTGGAGGAGCGAGGTCTAGAAGATCCTCAGAGTAAACCTGTGTTTCCTGACCGCTATGATGCTGAGGAGACAGACAAG ATGTATAAGCGCTGGAGCTCAGAAGGCTGTCCGGGTCGCAGAGGTCACGACGCACCGATGATCGCGTACGACGCTTTACTGGCTGCAGGATCAGACTGGGAGGAGTTGTGTAAACGTGCCATGTTTCACGGAG GTGAGAGCAGTGCGACAGGTCTGATCGCCGGCTGTCTGTACGGTCTGATGTATGGACTCAGTCAAGTTTCTGCAGGACTCTATCAGAATCTGGACAAAAGAGACAAACTAGAAGATCTGGGAGCTCAGTTATACAGATCCTCATCTACAGAGAA AGCACAGAGAGATGAACATCAGCATCGGCCCGACAACAGAGCATTAAAACATCTGATCCTGAATCGGTCGACGCATCCGGACATCCGGAGAGTTCTGGAGAACCTTCAGCTGTATCAAACCCACGAGAGACCTTCACGTCCGCCATCAGACCGCCGACCTTCACGTCTCACCACCTTCAATCTTCTCAGATCAAAGTTTGTGAAGGAACGTTCGACGGGCCTGTTCAGCATCAGACGAGAGGTGAGATCTCTGAACTTCCCGACAccacacaccaaagacacaaaacGAGTAGAATCACGGCCAGCGACTTTCAGAAACACCGCCAGAGTTCAGGAGTTGGTGAAGAAATTTACTGAAGCgcagaagaagagaaacactCCAGATGAGACGGGGACTCGGAAGCGGCGTGCACGCGAGCGACCCGTCATCTCTGAGATCATGAAGAAGTTTGAGAATCGGCTGAAgggacaaaacaaaaatgagatTCAAAAACAAAGCAGATCAGATCGTTCACACGcagcagaacaaacacatctaacAAAGGCCGGAGTTTTTCGTTGTGATCCGAGAACAGATGAGAAATGTTCATGTCGTGTTGATGGAACCGTTGAGAATCAGACTCTCAATATGAGTCAAGGTGAAGTGAAGGTTGCTTCTTCTTGTGGGGTTGTGGAATGGTCACAAAATGAGATGAGGAATGGATGTGTCATGACAGAAGCACATCGTGATATCAACACAGTCACAATCGGTCCATCCGTCGTTTGTACTGGAGCATCTCATACAGATCCTCTCATACAGACTGCGTTTCAGcaacacatgaacacaaacgAAACCAAACGCAGCGAATCTGACATCACTGAAACTCGAGCCGGAGTGACCGGACTGAATGACATCCAAACAAGTGCACAAATATCACAGAAACAACTCCTTCAATCCTCAGCATCAGACAAACCTTCAGATGATCTTCATCACACGACTCTGACGGATTGTGTTCAGGATGATGTGATGAACGTGACTGAAACCTGTAGAACATCCGAGCCGCAGCTGAATCCAACAACACAACTGAACGGAGAACAAAACCTCCGCGATATTTCTGATCCGAAGAGACAGACGGATGAAGACCAAACCTTCAGTTCATCTGAACGCGCACGCCTTGAGATCAGCGTGAGCTCTGATGGAGATACGGGTGAGATTAAGGTTCTGGATGACATCTCGTGTGATCTAAGAACGCTGGAACATCAACCAATAGAACAGCTAAAATATAAAAGTCTGAGTTACTGTGATCCCTCTGTGAAAATCACACACGCATTCAAAACCATCAGATTCACTGACACGTTTAACTTCTGA
- the LOC130407859 gene encoding uncharacterized protein LOC130407859 isoform X3, with translation MTVEMFLGCRCALFVALICAVSVVGAEFVKVGGEVRFKPNPTLSSGTTITWKYMRTVENVIRVIEFDHGESSSPQNPLFKDNAKADTNTGELTLFNLRKDHNGIYYFELNGKEQEQKFTLNVMEEVPQPELNKAETSNPDNAIYLECQYDTDITWHCTNKDTVEPISVNGQKIGESILFERTKNLDVCCTCTLVNQVSNKTSKPICESEIFSGSNKGLVLGLVIPAVVIIITLVVLIFLYMCSDSCHDAVRKKFGKTPCLGAMLNVLDSCRNKIKPKGENKLHNVTTEGASNGPHHDDEVEKPLNEKESQQ, from the exons ATGACAGTAGAGATGTTTCTGGGATGTCGCTGCGCGCTGTTCGTCGCGTTGATCTGCGCCGTTTCAG TTGTCGGTGCTGAGTTTGTGAAGGTTGGCGGTGAAGTTCGTTTTAAACCGAACCCTACACTGTCATCTGGCACCACCATTACCTGGAAGTACATGCGTACTGTTGAGAATGTGATTAGAGTTATTGAATTTGATCACGGTGAATCTTCATCTCCTCAGAATCCTCTCTTTAAAGACAATGCAAAAGCAGACACGAACACTGGAGAACTGACTTTGTTCAATTTAAGAAAGGACCACAATGGAATCTATTATTTTGAGCTCAACGGCAAAGAGCAAGAGCAGAAATTCACATTGAATGTTATGG AGGAAGTCCCACAACCAGAGCTGAATAAAGCGGAAACAAGTAATCCAGACAATGCCATATACTTAGAATGCCAATATGACACAGATATCACCTGGCACTGTACTAATAAAGATACCGTAGAACCTATATCAGTAAATGGCCAGAAAATAGGAGAGTCCATATTATTTGAAAGAACTAAGAATCTAGACGTCTGCTGCACATGTACACTGGTGAACCAAGTGAGCaataaaaccagcaaaccaaTTTGTGAGAGTGAAATCTTTTCTG GATCAAACAAAGGACTTGTGCTGGGGCTTGTAATACCTGCTgtcgtcatcatcatcactttAGTTGTCTTAATTTTCCTATACATGTGCTCGGATTCCTGTCACG ATGCTGTTCGTAAGAAATTTGGAAAAACACCATGTCTGGGGg CAATGTTGAATGTACTGGATAGTTGCAGAAATAAGATAA AACCTAAAGGGGAAAACAAACTACACAATGTGACAACTG AGGGTGCTAGTAATGGGCCACACCACGATGATGAAG TAGAAAAGCCTCTTAATGAAAAGGAGAGTCAACAGTAG
- the LOC130407859 gene encoding uncharacterized protein LOC130407859 isoform X4, which translates to MTVEMFLGCRCALFVALICAVSVVGAEFVKVGGEVRFKPNPTLSSGTTITWKYMRTVENVIRVIEFDHGESSSPQNPLFKDNAKADTNTGELTLFNLRKDHNGIYYFELNGKEQEQKFTLNVMEEVPQPELNKAETSNPDNAIYLECQYDTDITWHCTNKDTVEPISVNGQKIGESILFERTKNLDVCCTCTLVNQVSNKTSKPICESEIFSGSNKGLVLGLVIPAVVIIITLVVLIFLYMCSDSCHDAVRKKFGKTPCLGAMLNVLDSCRNKIKPKGENKLHNVTTEGASNGPHHDDEEKPLNEKESQQ; encoded by the exons ATGACAGTAGAGATGTTTCTGGGATGTCGCTGCGCGCTGTTCGTCGCGTTGATCTGCGCCGTTTCAG TTGTCGGTGCTGAGTTTGTGAAGGTTGGCGGTGAAGTTCGTTTTAAACCGAACCCTACACTGTCATCTGGCACCACCATTACCTGGAAGTACATGCGTACTGTTGAGAATGTGATTAGAGTTATTGAATTTGATCACGGTGAATCTTCATCTCCTCAGAATCCTCTCTTTAAAGACAATGCAAAAGCAGACACGAACACTGGAGAACTGACTTTGTTCAATTTAAGAAAGGACCACAATGGAATCTATTATTTTGAGCTCAACGGCAAAGAGCAAGAGCAGAAATTCACATTGAATGTTATGG AGGAAGTCCCACAACCAGAGCTGAATAAAGCGGAAACAAGTAATCCAGACAATGCCATATACTTAGAATGCCAATATGACACAGATATCACCTGGCACTGTACTAATAAAGATACCGTAGAACCTATATCAGTAAATGGCCAGAAAATAGGAGAGTCCATATTATTTGAAAGAACTAAGAATCTAGACGTCTGCTGCACATGTACACTGGTGAACCAAGTGAGCaataaaaccagcaaaccaaTTTGTGAGAGTGAAATCTTTTCTG GATCAAACAAAGGACTTGTGCTGGGGCTTGTAATACCTGCTgtcgtcatcatcatcactttAGTTGTCTTAATTTTCCTATACATGTGCTCGGATTCCTGTCACG ATGCTGTTCGTAAGAAATTTGGAAAAACACCATGTCTGGGGg CAATGTTGAATGTACTGGATAGTTGCAGAAATAAGATAA AACCTAAAGGGGAAAACAAACTACACAATGTGACAACTG AGGGTGCTAGTAATGGGCCACACCACGATGATGAAG AAAAGCCTCTTAATGAAAAGGAGAGTCAACAGTAG
- the grtp1a gene encoding growth hormone-regulated TBC protein 1-A isoform X2: MDQRNGTRSGHQPQLRINVPSTARERVPSVDPYGFEHSVDFDYESYEELMSEYLAVLTRRSIKWSKLLQGKPRVDRNLKVKRYVRKGVPNEHRALVWMMASGALERMERHSGYYHSLLELQHDPKLTETISTDLHRTFPDNIHFRQSSDPCLQRALYRVLLAYGHHNPAVGYCQGMNFIAGYLLIITKDEERSFWLMDVLLDRILPDYYTLSMLGLKTDQEVLGELVKMKIPAVWKLLQDHGVMWTLLVSRWFICLYIDVLPVETVLRIWDCLFYEGSKILFRVALTLIRPHQADILPAQNLPDICERFKHITKAPDVHDCHTFMQKIFQEPGSLSMATVSKLRGSCRARIIAEES; this comes from the exons ATGGATCAGCGGAACGGCACGCGCTCGGGTCATCAGCCGCAGCTGCGCATTAACGTGCCCAGCACCGCCAGAGAGAGAGTGcccag TGTGGACCCGTACGGCTTCGAGCACTCGGTTGATTTTGACTACGAGTCGTACGAGGAGCTGATGTCTGAGTACTTGGCAGTGCTCACTAGACGCTCAATCAAGTGGTCAAAACTACTGCAGGGAAAACCACGTGTCGATCGAAACCTGAAGG TAAAGCGTTATGTACGTAAGGGAGTTCCTAATGAACATCGAGCTCTGGTGTGGATGATGGCGAGCGGCGCTCTCGAGCGGATGGAGAGACACTCTGGATATTATCATTCACTACTGGAGCTTCAACACGACCCCAAACTAACAGAAACCATCAGCACAG ACCTGCACAGAACTTTTCCAGACAACATTCACTTCCGTCAGTCGTCTGATCCGTGTCTTCAGAGAGCTCTGTATCGTGTGCTGTTAGCATACGGACATCACAATCCAGCTGTGGGTTACTGTCAG GGAATGAACTTTATCGCAGGATATCTGCTCATTATCACTAAAGATGAGGAGAGATCTTTCTGGCTGATGGACGTTTTGCTCGACAGAATTCTGCCag attaTTACACACTTTCGATGTTGGGTTTGAAGACGGATCAGGAGGTTCTTGGTGAGCTGGTGAAGATGAAGATTCCTGCCGTGTGGAAACTCCTTCAGGATCACGGAGTCATGTGGACACTGCTGGTGTCACGCTGGTTCATCTGTCTCTACATTGACGTTCTGCCTGTGGAg ACTGTTCTCAGGATCTGGGACTGTCTGTTCTACGAGGGTTCTAAGATTCTGTTCCGCGTGGCGCTTACTCTGATCCGACCGCATCAGGCTGATATCCTCCCCGCTCAGAATCTTCCAGACATCTGTGAACGCTTCAAACACATCACCAAAGCCCCAGATGTTCACGACTGTCACACGTTCATGCAG AAAATCTTCCAGGAGCCTGGGAGTCTCTCCATGGCAACCGTTTCCAAGCTCAGAGGAAGCTGTCGAGCTCGGATTATAGCAGAAGAGTCTTGA
- the LOC130407859 gene encoding uncharacterized protein LOC130407859 isoform X1, producing MTVEMFLGCRCALFVALICAVSVVGAEFVKVGGEVRFKPNPTLSSGTTITWKYMRTVENVIRVIEFDHGESSSPQNPLFKDNAKADTNTGELTLFNLRKDHNGIYYFELNGKEQEQKFTLNVMEEVPQPELNKAETSNPDNAIYLECQYDTDITWHCTNKDTVEPISVNGQKIGESILFERTKNLDVCCTCTLVNQVSNKTSKPICESEIFSGSNKGLVLGLVIPAVVIIITLVVLIFLYMCSDSCHDAVRKKFGKTPCLGAMLNVLDSCRNKIKPKGENKLHNVTTVYDKVKTTEKNEEEGASNGPHHDDEVEKPLNEKESQQ from the exons ATGACAGTAGAGATGTTTCTGGGATGTCGCTGCGCGCTGTTCGTCGCGTTGATCTGCGCCGTTTCAG TTGTCGGTGCTGAGTTTGTGAAGGTTGGCGGTGAAGTTCGTTTTAAACCGAACCCTACACTGTCATCTGGCACCACCATTACCTGGAAGTACATGCGTACTGTTGAGAATGTGATTAGAGTTATTGAATTTGATCACGGTGAATCTTCATCTCCTCAGAATCCTCTCTTTAAAGACAATGCAAAAGCAGACACGAACACTGGAGAACTGACTTTGTTCAATTTAAGAAAGGACCACAATGGAATCTATTATTTTGAGCTCAACGGCAAAGAGCAAGAGCAGAAATTCACATTGAATGTTATGG AGGAAGTCCCACAACCAGAGCTGAATAAAGCGGAAACAAGTAATCCAGACAATGCCATATACTTAGAATGCCAATATGACACAGATATCACCTGGCACTGTACTAATAAAGATACCGTAGAACCTATATCAGTAAATGGCCAGAAAATAGGAGAGTCCATATTATTTGAAAGAACTAAGAATCTAGACGTCTGCTGCACATGTACACTGGTGAACCAAGTGAGCaataaaaccagcaaaccaaTTTGTGAGAGTGAAATCTTTTCTG GATCAAACAAAGGACTTGTGCTGGGGCTTGTAATACCTGCTgtcgtcatcatcatcactttAGTTGTCTTAATTTTCCTATACATGTGCTCGGATTCCTGTCACG ATGCTGTTCGTAAGAAATTTGGAAAAACACCATGTCTGGGGg CAATGTTGAATGTACTGGATAGTTGCAGAAATAAGATAA AACCTAAAGGGGAAAACAAACTACACAATGTGACAACTG TTTATGATAAAGTAAAAACAACTGAGAAAAACGAAGAAg AGGGTGCTAGTAATGGGCCACACCACGATGATGAAG TAGAAAAGCCTCTTAATGAAAAGGAGAGTCAACAGTAG
- the LOC130407859 gene encoding uncharacterized protein LOC130407859 isoform X2, protein MTVEMFLGCRCALFVALICAVSVVGAEFVKVGGEVRFKPNPTLSSGTTITWKYMRTVENVIRVIEFDHGESSSPQNPLFKDNAKADTNTGELTLFNLRKDHNGIYYFELNGKEQEQKFTLNVMEEVPQPELNKAETSNPDNAIYLECQYDTDITWHCTNKDTVEPISVNGQKIGESILFERTKNLDVCCTCTLVNQVSNKTSKPICESEIFSGSNKGLVLGLVIPAVVIIITLVVLIFLYMCSDSCHDAVRKKFGKTPCLGAMLNVLDSCRNKIKPKGENKLHNVTTVYDKVKTTEKNEEEGASNGPHHDDEEKPLNEKESQQ, encoded by the exons ATGACAGTAGAGATGTTTCTGGGATGTCGCTGCGCGCTGTTCGTCGCGTTGATCTGCGCCGTTTCAG TTGTCGGTGCTGAGTTTGTGAAGGTTGGCGGTGAAGTTCGTTTTAAACCGAACCCTACACTGTCATCTGGCACCACCATTACCTGGAAGTACATGCGTACTGTTGAGAATGTGATTAGAGTTATTGAATTTGATCACGGTGAATCTTCATCTCCTCAGAATCCTCTCTTTAAAGACAATGCAAAAGCAGACACGAACACTGGAGAACTGACTTTGTTCAATTTAAGAAAGGACCACAATGGAATCTATTATTTTGAGCTCAACGGCAAAGAGCAAGAGCAGAAATTCACATTGAATGTTATGG AGGAAGTCCCACAACCAGAGCTGAATAAAGCGGAAACAAGTAATCCAGACAATGCCATATACTTAGAATGCCAATATGACACAGATATCACCTGGCACTGTACTAATAAAGATACCGTAGAACCTATATCAGTAAATGGCCAGAAAATAGGAGAGTCCATATTATTTGAAAGAACTAAGAATCTAGACGTCTGCTGCACATGTACACTGGTGAACCAAGTGAGCaataaaaccagcaaaccaaTTTGTGAGAGTGAAATCTTTTCTG GATCAAACAAAGGACTTGTGCTGGGGCTTGTAATACCTGCTgtcgtcatcatcatcactttAGTTGTCTTAATTTTCCTATACATGTGCTCGGATTCCTGTCACG ATGCTGTTCGTAAGAAATTTGGAAAAACACCATGTCTGGGGg CAATGTTGAATGTACTGGATAGTTGCAGAAATAAGATAA AACCTAAAGGGGAAAACAAACTACACAATGTGACAACTG TTTATGATAAAGTAAAAACAACTGAGAAAAACGAAGAAg AGGGTGCTAGTAATGGGCCACACCACGATGATGAAG AAAAGCCTCTTAATGAAAAGGAGAGTCAACAGTAG
- the adprhl1 gene encoding inactive ADP-ribosyltransferase arh2 isoform X2, protein MEKFQAAMILAGVGDALGYGKGRWQNCISGTRIQKELADLGGLAALKLDTDKWPLSDGALMLMTTAQALVADYWCLEDLYRDLVRLYVEAMICLQGRAPDPSTVEGCVNLKPNNFLLAWHTPYNEKGSGHGAASKAMCVGMRYWQPERLENLVEVSIETGRMTHNHPIGFLGSLCTALFASYAVQGKPLVNWARDLMTVIPKAEEHCRKTIRHMAEYHETWFYFEAKWQFYLEERGLEDPQSKPVFPDRYDAEETDKMYKRWSSEGCPGRRGHDAPMIAYDALLAAGSDWEELCKRAMFHGGESSATGLIAGCLYGLMYGLSQVSAGLYQNLDKRDKLEDLGAQLYRSSSTEK, encoded by the exons ATGGAGAAGTTTCAGGCAGCGATGATTCTGGCAGGAGTGGGAGATGCTCTGGGATACGGAAAAGGTCGATGGCAGAACTGCATCTCAGGAACTCGGATTCAGAAAGAGCTCGCTGATCTCGGGGGTCTCGCCGCTTTAAAACTGGACACAGATAAATGGCCTCTGAGTGACGGAGCTCTAATGCTCATGACCACTGCTCAAGCGCTCGTCGCAG aTTACTGGTGTCTGGAGGATCTGTACAGAGATTTGGTTCGTCTCTATGTGGAGGCGATGATCTGTCTGCAGGGTCGAGCTCCTGATCCCAGTACAGTTGAAGGATGTGTCAACCTCAAACCAAACAACTTCCTGTTAGCCTGGCACACACCCTACAATGAGAAAg gTTCAGGTCATGGAGCCGCGTCTAAAGCCATGTGTGTGGGGATGAGATACTGGCAGCCCGAGCGGCTGGAGAATCTGGTGGAAGTGAGCATTGAAACCGGCCGAATGACCCACAATCACCCTATAG ggtttCTGGGTTCTCTGTGTACGGCTCTCTTCGCCTCATACGCTGTTCAAGGTAAACCGCTGGTGAACTGGGCTCGAGATCTCATGACTGTCATACCTAAAGCAGAAGAACACTGCAGGAAAACCATCCGACACATGGCAG AATATCACGAGACGTGGTTTTATTTTGAGGCGAAGTGGCAGTTTTATCTGGAGGAGCGAGGTCTAGAAGATCCTCAGAGTAAACCTGTGTTTCCTGACCGCTATGATGCTGAGGAGACAGACAAG ATGTATAAGCGCTGGAGCTCAGAAGGCTGTCCGGGTCGCAGAGGTCACGACGCACCGATGATCGCGTACGACGCTTTACTGGCTGCAGGATCAGACTGGGAGGAGTTGTGTAAACGTGCCATGTTTCACGGAG GTGAGAGCAGTGCGACAGGTCTGATCGCCGGCTGTCTGTACGGTCTGATGTATGGACTCAGTCAAGTTTCTGCAGGACTCTATCAGAATCTGGACAAAAGAGACAAACTAGAAGATCTGGGAGCTCAGTTATACAGATCCTCATCTACAGAGAAGTAA